A genome region from Arachis duranensis cultivar V14167 chromosome 6, aradu.V14167.gnm2.J7QH, whole genome shotgun sequence includes the following:
- the LOC107494863 gene encoding lysine histidine transporter 1 encodes MGSESPTNPNSISEGNRTVYPMSPPEIDKRTAEQKAIDDWLPITSSRNAKWWYSTFHNVTAMVGAGVLSLPSAMANLGWGPGVVIMILSWVITLYTLWQMVEMHEMVPGKRFDRYHELGQHAFGEKLGLWIVVPQQLICEVGVDIVYMVTGGKSLQKVHKLLCKNCKDLKTSYFIMIFASVHFVLAHLPNFNSISGISLAAAVMSLSYSTIAWAASAHKGVQEGVEYGYKATTTPGTVFNFFNALGDVAFAYAGHNVVLEIQATIPSSPEKPSKGPMWRGVMAAYIVVALCYFPVALIGYWMFGNTVEDNILISLEKPTWLIVAANLFVVIHVIGSYQLYAMPVFDMIETVLVKQLNFKPSRMLRFIVRNAYVAFTMFVGITFPFFGALLGFFGGFAFAPTTYFLPCIIWLAIYKPKKFSLSWFTNWICIFLGILLMTLSPIGGLRSIILNAKTYGFYQ; translated from the exons ATGGGAAGTGAGTCACCCACCAATCCAAACTCTATTAGTGAAGGGAATAGAACCGTTTATCCCATGTCACCACCGGAG ATTGATAAAAGAACCGCAGAGCAAAAGGCAATTGATGATTGGCTTCCTATCACTTCTTCCAGGAACGCCAAATGGTGGTACTCTACTTTTCACAACGTAACTGCTATGGTTGGTGCCGGTGTCCTCAGCCTTCCATCCGCCATGGCAAATCTTGGATG GGGTCCGGGTGTGGTTATCATGATACTGTCATGGGTAATAACTTTGTATACGCTGTGGCAAATGGTTGAGATGCATGAGATGGTACCGGGAAAACGGTTCGACCGGTACCATGAGCTAGGACAGCATGCGTTCGGCGAGAAGCTTGGGCTGTGGATCGTGGTGCCACAACAACTGATATGTGAAGTTGGGGTGGACATCGTGTACATGGTGACTGGAGGAAAATCGTTGCAGAAGGTTCATAAACTTTTGTGCAAAAATTGCAAGGACCTCAAGACCTCTTACTTCATTATGATATTTGCGTCTGTTCATTTTGTTCTTGCACATCTTCCTAACTTCAATTCCATTTCTGGAATTTCTCTCGCTGCAGCGGTCATGTCTTTGAG CTACTCAACAATTGCATGGGCTGCATCAGCACACAAAGGAGTTCAAGAAGGAGTTGAGTACGGTTACAAAGCCACCACAACACCAGGAACAGTCTTCAACTTCTTTAACGCCTTAGGTGACGTGGCTTTCGCCTACGCCGGACACAACGTGGTGCTTGAGATCCAAGCAACTATCCCTTCGTCGCCGGAGAAGCCATCCAAGGGCCCTATGTGGCGGGGAGTGATGGCAGCCTATATAGTTGTTGCTTTGTGCTACTTTCCTGTTGCTCTTATTGGTTATTGGATGTTCGGAAATACCGTTGAAGATAACATCCTTATCTCTCTCGAAAAACCTACGTGGCTCATTGTTGCTGCTAACTTGTTTGTTGTCATCCATGTCATTGGAAGTTACCAGCTGTATGCAATGCCAGTATTTGACATGATTGAAACCGTGCTGGTTAAACAATTGAATTTCAAGCCAAGTAGAATGCTGCGATTTATTGTTCGCAATGCTTATGTTG CATTTACAATGTTTGTGGGCATTACATTCCCATTCTTCGGTGCGCTCCTTGGATTTTTTGGAGGATTTGCATTCGCTCCAACCACATACTTT CTCCCGTGCATTATATGGCTTGCAATTTACAAACCTAAGAAGTTCAGCTTATCGTGGTTCACCAACTGG ATTTGCATTTTTCTTGGTATCCTTCTGATGACTCTATCGCCAATTGGTGGATTGAGGAGTATCATACTCAATGCAAAGACCTATGGGTTTTACCAATGA
- the LOC107494864 gene encoding TLC domain-containing protein At5g14285, whose amino-acid sequence MATLGFESYAVLPFFTMFLAIYLIGYFLIFRNWSPKVRPEASSCLISFFHGTPAVLLASAAILSDPNRGFAAANTAFQKLVLDYSIAYFLMDLLHYLVFFPSDVLFIAHHLATLFVVATCRHVVSHGAFAVLFLLLLAEVTSACQNAWTLAGARRKEDPFAAKVYEALSPPFYALYSVVRGFAGPYFVYEMVVFYAGEHGDGLVPRWIWVSWVAVVLMAIAVSILWIWNLWVELYRERTRKLQEKIR is encoded by the coding sequence ATGGCAACCCTAGGGTTTGAATCCTATGCGGTGCTTCCATTCTTTACAATGTTCCTCGCTATCTATCTCATTGGCTACTTCCTAATTTTCCGCAACTGGAGCCCTAAGGTCCGACCCGAAGCATCCAGCTGCCTCATATCCTTCTTCCACGGCACTCCCGCCGTACTTCTCGCCTCCGCCGCCATCCTCTCGGACCCCAACCGTGGCTTCGCCGCCGCAAACACCGCCTTCCAGAAGCTAGTTCTAGACTACAGCATCGCCTACTTCCTCATGGATCTCCTCCACTACCTCGTGTTCTTCCCAAGCGACGTTCTCTTCATCGCGCACCACCTCGCCACTCTATTTGTCGTTGCCACGTGTCGCCATGTGGTTTCCCACGGCGCCTTCGCTGTGCTTTTCTTGCTTCTCCTCGCCGAGGTCACCAGCGCGTGTCAGAACGCCTGGACGCTGGCCGGTGCGCGTCGGAAGGAGGATCCGTTTGCGGCGAAGGTGTACGAGGCGCTTTCGCCGCCGTTTTATGCTCTGTATTCGGTGGTGAGGGGATTCGCCGGACCTTACTTTGTTTATGAGATGGTTGTGTTCTATGCGGGCGAGCATGGCGATGGTTTGGTTCCGAGGTGGATTTGGGTTTCTTGGGTGGCGGTTGTTTTGATGGCAATAGCTGTTAGCATCTTGTGGATTTGGAATCTTTGGGTTGAGCTTTACAGAGAGAGGACAAGGAAATTACAAGAGAAGATTAGATAG